A genomic window from Halorubrum lacusprofundi ATCC 49239 includes:
- the nosZ gene encoding TAT-dependent nitrous-oxide reductase produces the protein MTTDPNASDERTARTDEQRDEQSANANAGDAKTAGSAADGTETADDGPEIVDGRTIEHLLTDHERDIAATAEGTEATAAKRPSLDLPRLELGRRDFMKAGAAVGAMSGLAGCTSILADEESNDSGDAAASGEHSVAPGEHDEYYGFLSGGHTGEIRVVGLPSMRELMRIPVFQAESARGFGHDAKSSQMLEEEGGGYTWGDTHHPRVSQTDNDYDGRWLFVNDKANGRMARVDLEYFETDAITNVPNCQGVHGACMQLPDTQLVFGVGEFRVPMPNDGRDVQSPDEYGSVLSAINPETMDVEWQVEVDGNMDNGDGGKEGRWFFATGYNSEEGVTESEMARSDRDYVKAFDIPAIWDAVEAGNYEEISGVPVVDGTMDSSLNEGDRPIVRYVATPKSPHGISVTPDGNYAIASGKLDPSCTVIDIDAIAEVDDPQESIVGQPRIGMGPLHTAYDGRGHAYTTLFIDSQVAKWDYEAAVEAEAGSEEPVIEKHDVHYNPGHLIASESYTASPQGDYLVSLNKLSKDRFLPVGPIHPENDQLFHIGDDDAGMELIKDKPSYPEPHDASIVHKDKIEPAKTWDTDDYEIDYVAEGEESFERVDDSTVEIEMWARRNEYAFPEVTLQEGDEVTLRISNVETTSDVIHSIAIPEYDINLALAPQDTREVTFTADQPGVFWAYCAYFCSALHLEMRSRILVEPDE, from the coding sequence ATGACTACAGATCCGAACGCGAGCGACGAGCGGACGGCACGGACCGACGAACAACGCGACGAGCAGTCGGCGAACGCGAATGCGGGCGACGCGAAGACAGCGGGATCGGCCGCGGACGGCACCGAGACGGCGGACGACGGTCCGGAGATCGTCGACGGCCGGACGATCGAACACTTGTTGACCGATCACGAACGCGACATCGCCGCCACCGCGGAGGGGACCGAGGCCACCGCGGCGAAGCGGCCGAGCCTCGATCTGCCGCGGTTGGAGCTCGGACGCCGCGACTTCATGAAGGCCGGCGCCGCCGTCGGGGCCATGAGCGGTCTCGCCGGTTGTACGAGCATCCTCGCCGACGAGGAGAGCAACGACTCGGGCGACGCGGCCGCCAGCGGCGAGCACTCGGTGGCTCCGGGCGAGCACGACGAGTACTACGGGTTCCTCTCCGGCGGCCACACCGGCGAGATCCGCGTCGTCGGGCTCCCGTCGATGCGGGAGCTGATGCGGATCCCGGTGTTCCAAGCGGAGAGCGCCCGCGGCTTCGGCCACGACGCGAAGTCGAGCCAGATGCTGGAAGAGGAGGGCGGCGGCTACACGTGGGGCGACACCCACCACCCGCGCGTCTCCCAGACCGACAACGACTACGACGGCCGCTGGCTGTTCGTCAACGATAAGGCGAACGGGCGGATGGCCCGGGTCGACTTGGAGTACTTCGAGACCGACGCGATCACGAACGTCCCGAACTGTCAGGGCGTCCACGGGGCATGCATGCAGCTACCTGACACGCAGCTGGTCTTCGGCGTCGGCGAGTTCCGCGTCCCGATGCCGAACGACGGCCGCGACGTGCAGAGCCCCGACGAGTACGGCTCCGTCCTCAGCGCCATCAACCCCGAGACGATGGACGTCGAGTGGCAAGTCGAGGTCGACGGCAACATGGACAACGGGGACGGCGGGAAGGAGGGGCGCTGGTTCTTCGCGACCGGCTACAACAGCGAGGAGGGCGTCACGGAGTCCGAGATGGCCCGGTCGGACCGCGACTACGTGAAGGCGTTCGACATCCCCGCGATCTGGGACGCCGTCGAGGCCGGGAACTACGAGGAGATCAGCGGCGTGCCCGTCGTCGACGGGACGATGGACAGCTCGCTCAACGAGGGCGACCGTCCGATCGTCCGGTACGTCGCCACACCGAAGAGCCCGCACGGGATCAGCGTGACGCCCGACGGGAACTACGCCATCGCCTCCGGCAAGCTCGATCCGAGCTGTACGGTCATCGACATCGACGCGATCGCCGAGGTCGACGACCCGCAGGAGTCCATCGTCGGGCAGCCCCGGATCGGGATGGGACCGCTCCACACCGCCTACGACGGGCGGGGGCACGCGTACACGACCCTGTTCATCGACTCGCAGGTTGCCAAGTGGGACTACGAGGCCGCCGTCGAGGCCGAGGCCGGCTCCGAGGAGCCGGTGATCGAGAAGCACGACGTACACTACAATCCCGGCCACCTCATCGCCTCGGAGTCGTACACGGCGTCGCCGCAGGGCGACTACCTCGTCTCGCTGAACAAGCTCTCGAAAGACCGGTTCCTCCCCGTCGGACCGATCCATCCGGAGAACGATCAGCTGTTCCACATCGGCGACGACGACGCCGGGATGGAGCTGATCAAGGACAAGCCGTCGTACCCCGAGCCGCACGACGCCAGTATCGTCCACAAGGACAAGATCGAGCCGGCGAAGACGTGGGACACCGACGACTACGAGATCGACTACGTCGCCGAGGGCGAGGAGTCCTTCGAACGGGTCGACGACAGCACCGTCGAGATCGAGATGTGGGCGCGCCGCAACGAGTACGCCTTCCCGGAGGTCACGCTGCAGGAGGGCGACGAGGTGACGCTCCGGATCTCCAACGTCGAGACCACGAGCGACGTGATCCACTCGATCGCGATCCCGGAGTACGACATCAACCTCGCGTTAGCGCCCCAGGACACCCGTGAGGTGACGTTCACCGCGGACCAGCCCGGCGTGTTCTGGGCGTACTGCGCGTACTTCTGTAGCGCGCTCCACCTAGAGATGCGCTCGCGGATCCTCGTCGAACCGGACGAATAG
- a CDS encoding BlaI/MecI/CopY family transcriptional regulator — translation MTQWTQLGPRERELLAVLRRTDAPLTARDLLDAIGSHGDDVAYTTVKRTVDRLVEKGFVERESERYRGGTRHRYRFDVEAARERLVPEFADELRTVLGEPAIERLARTVRTERDGGDEADATTQQ, via the coding sequence ATGACTCAGTGGACACAGCTCGGACCGCGGGAACGCGAGCTCCTCGCCGTCCTGCGGCGTACCGACGCCCCCCTCACGGCCCGCGACCTGCTCGACGCGATCGGTAGCCACGGCGACGATGTCGCGTACACGACGGTCAAGCGGACCGTCGACCGGCTCGTCGAGAAGGGGTTCGTCGAGCGCGAATCGGAGCGGTACCGCGGCGGAACGCGGCACCGCTACCGATTCGACGTCGAGGCCGCACGCGAGCGGCTCGTTCCGGAGTTCGCCGACGAGCTCCGGACGGTGCTCGGCGAGCCGGCGATCGAGCGGCTCGCCCGAACGGTCCGAACGGAACGCGACGGCGGCGACGAAGCCGACGCCACCACCCAACAATGA
- a CDS encoding helix-turn-helix domain-containing protein, producing MTNGIHVELAVSACEGCPVAALSSSTAVEEFRIDADDARVEFVAPDPPEDPPGGLDLVEFAGEAHGRYEITCERPATDGGLAIDAPEAETGADAGPSSSPAAEPSPHATADGVCDNCSCGGLPSAFANFPVSPRRTEMEDGELLVSFVLTGHEELQAIVDECEAAGLGVELRRLCVDRGDRSATDDSCRDVVPVDLAGVTDRQAEVAAVAAEKGYFNGDGASAGEIAADLDLAKSTVSEHLRTMTDTLFSQAFGDGT from the coding sequence ATGACCAACGGGATTCACGTCGAACTTGCCGTCTCGGCCTGTGAGGGCTGTCCCGTGGCCGCGCTCTCGTCGAGCACCGCGGTCGAAGAGTTCCGCATCGACGCAGACGACGCCCGAGTTGAGTTCGTCGCCCCCGATCCGCCCGAGGACCCGCCCGGCGGCCTCGATCTCGTCGAGTTCGCCGGCGAGGCGCACGGTCGCTACGAGATTACCTGCGAGCGCCCCGCGACCGACGGCGGCCTCGCAATCGACGCGCCGGAGGCCGAAACAGGCGCCGACGCCGGTCCGTCCTCGTCGCCGGCCGCCGAGCCGTCCCCCCACGCAACCGCCGACGGCGTCTGCGACAACTGTTCGTGCGGCGGGCTTCCGTCAGCGTTCGCGAACTTCCCGGTCTCGCCGCGCCGGACCGAGATGGAGGACGGGGAACTGCTCGTCTCGTTCGTCCTGACGGGCCACGAGGAGCTGCAGGCCATTGTCGACGAGTGCGAGGCCGCCGGGCTCGGCGTAGAGCTGCGCCGGCTGTGCGTCGATCGCGGGGACCGGAGCGCGACGGATGACTCCTGTCGCGATGTCGTCCCGGTCGATCTCGCCGGCGTGACGGACCGACAGGCCGAGGTCGCGGCCGTCGCGGCCGAGAAGGGATATTTCAACGGTGACGGCGCCTCCGCCGGAGAGATAGCCGCGGATCTCGACCTCGCGAAGTCCACGGTCTCGGAACACCTCCGGACCATGACGGACACGCTCTTCTCGCAGGCATTCGGGGACGGTACTTAA
- a CDS encoding aldo/keto reductase, with translation MPPLELPLGLGTSRLDDPAECRATVAAALEAGYRHVDTAQMYDNETAVGEGIATADVDRDDVVVATKIHPDNLAPADVRETARKSLDRLGLDRVDLLYVHWPTGAYDPDATLPAFDALREAGLTDHVGVSNFTPDLLREAAEILDAPIAAHQVECHPRFQQPELRGLAAEFDHQLVGYSPLARGDLFDDDEFKRVAERNGLSPAVLALAWALARGVTPIPKATGDHVTENRRAVGADVPKAALDAIDALEPGTRRIDPDDAAWNR, from the coding sequence ATGCCACCCCTCGAACTCCCGCTCGGCCTCGGAACGTCTAGACTCGACGACCCCGCTGAGTGTCGTGCTACGGTGGCCGCCGCCCTGGAGGCGGGGTACCGCCACGTCGACACCGCACAGATGTACGACAACGAGACCGCCGTCGGCGAGGGGATAGCCACGGCCGACGTGGACCGCGACGACGTGGTCGTGGCCACGAAGATCCACCCCGACAACCTCGCGCCAGCGGACGTTCGCGAGACCGCCCGCAAGAGCCTCGACCGGCTAGGGCTCGACCGCGTCGACCTGCTGTACGTCCACTGGCCGACAGGCGCCTACGACCCCGACGCGACGCTCCCGGCGTTCGACGCGCTCAGAGAGGCGGGACTCACCGACCACGTCGGCGTCTCGAACTTCACGCCGGACCTGCTTCGGGAGGCCGCAGAGATCCTCGACGCGCCGATCGCCGCCCACCAGGTGGAGTGTCACCCCCGGTTCCAACAGCCGGAGCTCCGCGGGCTCGCAGCCGAGTTCGATCACCAACTCGTCGGTTACTCGCCGCTGGCCCGCGGGGACCTGTTCGACGACGACGAGTTCAAGCGCGTCGCCGAGCGTAACGGGCTCTCGCCGGCGGTCCTCGCGCTCGCGTGGGCGCTCGCCCGTGGCGTCACACCGATTCCGAAGGCGACCGGCGACCACGTGACTGAGAACCGACGCGCGGTCGGCGCCGACGTGCCCAAAGCCGCCCTCGATGCGATTGACGCGCTGGAGCCGGGCACGCGCCGGATCGACCCCGACGACGCGGCGTGGAACCGGTGA
- a CDS encoding phosphotransferase family protein — MEETVETALGAAFPGRVIDRTFGVGPSWNGANETVGVVFADGSRVFCKVAVAGDGSRIAREIAVLRYLDAGRPISGPEVLAGDPDASVPYLVTAPAPGRELLGVWEEAEEAQREALLRRVGATLATLHAERFETHGEIVGGSDEGEIGSRSGSALILDPAPWPDVLRATIERTREIGTSERLADHYDAVFDCVEANRDRLGGAPAALLHGDVAKPNLFVTDDGGVGVDAESRTDTGPDGITPIDWELAHVGDPARDLVRAEDQLLNGFDSSGPERYAEALYKGYRERAGGLPPGFAERRPVYEVVRMLGRSGFIDQWATYLDEPIDRLVDRANAELRARLDAV; from the coding sequence ATGGAGGAGACGGTCGAAACCGCTCTCGGCGCGGCGTTTCCGGGTCGAGTCATCGACCGGACATTCGGAGTCGGTCCGTCGTGGAACGGCGCCAACGAGACGGTCGGCGTCGTCTTCGCCGACGGGAGCCGCGTCTTCTGCAAGGTCGCCGTCGCGGGCGACGGGAGCCGGATCGCCCGCGAAATAGCCGTGCTTCGGTACCTCGACGCGGGGCGACCGATCTCGGGTCCCGAGGTACTGGCCGGCGACCCGGACGCGTCGGTGCCGTACCTCGTCACCGCGCCGGCGCCGGGTCGCGAACTGCTCGGCGTCTGGGAGGAGGCGGAGGAGGCGCAGCGAGAGGCGCTCCTCCGACGGGTCGGCGCGACGCTTGCGACCCTCCACGCGGAGCGGTTCGAGACTCACGGGGAGATCGTCGGCGGGAGCGACGAGGGCGAAATCGGAAGTCGGAGCGGGAGCGCGCTCATCCTCGACCCGGCTCCGTGGCCTGACGTGCTCCGCGCGACGATTGAACGCACCCGCGAGATCGGCACCTCGGAACGGCTGGCGGACCACTACGACGCCGTATTCGACTGCGTCGAGGCGAATCGGGACCGGCTCGGCGGCGCCCCGGCCGCGCTGCTCCACGGCGACGTGGCGAAGCCGAACCTGTTCGTGACCGACGACGGCGGCGTAGGAGTTGACGCCGAGTCGCGTACCGACACCGGCCCCGACGGGATCACCCCAATTGACTGGGAGCTCGCGCACGTCGGCGATCCGGCCCGCGACCTCGTTCGCGCGGAGGACCAGCTCCTCAACGGGTTCGACAGCAGTGGACCGGAGCGATACGCGGAGGCCCTTTATAAAGGATATCGCGAGCGCGCCGGCGGGCTCCCGCCGGGATTCGCCGAGCGACGGCCGGTGTACGAGGTCGTCCGGATGCTCGGGCGTTCGGGGTTCATCGACCAGTGGGCGACGTACCTCGACGAGCCGATCGACCGGCTCGTCGACCGCGCGAACGCCGAACTGCGGGCGCGGCTGGACGCGGTCTAA
- a CDS encoding DUF5799 family protein translates to MSDWTDAIVGERMTVDNQFTDRVAASRFSSQEWGLIMTATEFEIENADDSENARIVADTSSLPAIMPELENVRSQVAAMGGAPGGAGGSGGSGGGLVDSIKGALGLGGSGGNDGPSDEELDAAERLVQEYADELQAHLEEVGKWEQVRVAYQE, encoded by the coding sequence ATGAGCGACTGGACCGACGCGATCGTCGGCGAGCGCATGACCGTCGACAACCAATTCACGGACCGAGTGGCGGCCTCGCGGTTCTCCAGTCAGGAGTGGGGGCTGATCATGACCGCGACCGAGTTCGAGATCGAGAACGCCGACGATTCCGAGAACGCCCGAATCGTCGCGGATACCTCCAGCCTCCCGGCGATCATGCCGGAGCTGGAGAACGTCCGATCGCAGGTCGCGGCGATGGGCGGGGCTCCCGGCGGCGCCGGCGGGAGCGGGGGGTCCGGCGGCGGGCTCGTCGACTCGATCAAGGGCGCGCTCGGGCTCGGGGGCAGTGGTGGCAACGACGGCCCCTCCGACGAGGAGCTCGACGCGGCCGAGCGGCTCGTCCAAGAGTACGCCGACGAGCTACAGGCGCACCTCGAAGAGGTCGGCAAGTGGGAGCAGGTGCGGGTCGCGTATCAAGAGTAA
- a CDS encoding halocyanin domain-containing protein: protein MTDRTRREALAGAGAVAVAALAGCADAVIPGGDEGSDPEPVDRTDEEQVTVAVGADAGFAFAPANLIVDTGTTVVWEWTGAGGAHNVVDRGGAFESELTGEEGYTFEYTFTDSGVVEYVCTPHQTRGMEGTIEVVE, encoded by the coding sequence ATGACCGACCGAACGCGTCGAGAGGCGCTCGCTGGAGCGGGAGCCGTCGCCGTCGCGGCGCTCGCGGGCTGTGCCGACGCCGTCATCCCGGGTGGCGACGAGGGGAGCGATCCGGAACCGGTCGACCGGACGGACGAGGAGCAGGTGACTGTCGCCGTCGGCGCCGACGCCGGGTTCGCCTTCGCGCCCGCGAACCTCATCGTCGACACCGGGACGACAGTCGTCTGGGAGTGGACGGGCGCCGGCGGCGCACACAACGTGGTCGACAGGGGCGGGGCCTTCGAGTCCGAACTCACCGGCGAGGAGGGGTACACCTTCGAGTACACGTTCACGGATTCCGGCGTCGTTGAATACGTCTGTACGCCGCACCAGACGCGCGGGATGGAGGGGACCATCGAAGTCGTGGAGTGA
- a CDS encoding mandelate racemase/muconate lactonizing enzyme family protein, with protein MRLRPFSLALASPLETARGSIDRREGFLVAVDPGADGESVPAPGLGEATPLPGWTESRSACEAALRGAEDENDGKALATDALDRLDPTETPAARHGLALALADATARDAGQSLAERLAENENLPAPTETVPVNATIGDVDSEDTVAAAENAVEKGFDCLKVKVGARGLDADIERLRAVRRAVGGDVSLRADANGAWDRETAREAVERLAPLDLAYLEQPLPADDLDGAAALRTVGSGVDTDTDRDPPVPIALDESLATRGLDAVLDADAADAVVLKPMALGGPDRALAAARRAREAGVEPVVTTTIDAVVARTAAVHVAAAIPDVSPCGLATGSLLDTDLAPDPCPISDGAVTVPTDPGLAGDAFDDLL; from the coding sequence ATGCGGCTCCGCCCCTTCTCGCTCGCGCTGGCGAGTCCCCTCGAAACGGCGCGCGGCTCCATCGATCGGCGCGAGGGATTTCTCGTCGCCGTCGACCCCGGAGCCGACGGCGAGTCGGTTCCCGCGCCCGGCCTCGGCGAGGCGACGCCGCTCCCCGGCTGGACCGAGTCGCGGTCGGCCTGCGAGGCGGCGCTTCGCGGGGCCGAAGACGAGAACGATGGGAAGGCGCTCGCGACGGATGCGCTCGACCGACTCGACCCTACCGAGACGCCTGCCGCGCGCCACGGCCTCGCGCTCGCGCTCGCGGATGCGACCGCTCGCGACGCCGGGCAGTCGCTGGCCGAGCGCCTCGCAGAGAACGAGAACCTGCCCGCGCCAACCGAGACGGTCCCGGTCAACGCGACGATCGGTGACGTCGACTCGGAGGACACCGTCGCCGCGGCCGAGAACGCGGTCGAGAAGGGATTCGACTGCCTGAAGGTGAAGGTCGGCGCGCGCGGCCTCGATGCCGACATCGAGCGCCTTCGAGCCGTTCGACGGGCAGTCGGCGGCGATGTCTCCCTCCGAGCCGACGCCAACGGTGCGTGGGACCGGGAGACCGCCCGGGAGGCGGTCGAGCGACTTGCACCGCTCGACCTCGCGTACCTCGAACAGCCGCTGCCGGCCGACGACCTCGACGGGGCGGCCGCCCTCAGAACGGTCGGGAGCGGTGTCGATACCGACACCGACCGCGATCCCCCGGTCCCGATCGCCCTCGACGAGTCGCTCGCGACCCGCGGGCTCGATGCGGTCCTCGATGCCGACGCCGCCGACGCCGTCGTCTTGAAACCGATGGCGCTCGGAGGGCCGGACCGAGCGCTGGCGGCGGCGAGACGGGCGCGGGAGGCCGGCGTCGAGCCGGTCGTCACCACCACGATCGACGCGGTCGTCGCGCGCACCGCCGCGGTCCACGTCGCCGCCGCTATCCCAGACGTATCCCCCTGCGGGCTCGCCACCGGCTCCCTGCTCGACACGGACCTCGCTCCGGATCCTTGCCCGATCTCGGACGGCGCGGTGACGGTGCCGACCGATCCCGGTCTGGCCGGCGACGCCTTTGACGACCTCCTGTAG
- a CDS encoding 1,4-dihydroxy-2-naphthoate polyprenyltransferase, giving the protein MSTEVSRRRAWVIAARPQTLPAAAAPVIVGVGLAVHDGAFAPLPALAAFVGAALIQVGTNFANDYYDAIQGADTDDREGFTRVVASGLIEPGEVKRAMWLTFAAAILVGTSLVYVGGVPILVIGLASVAAGIAYTGGPYPLGYHGLGDLFVFVFFGVIAVTGTYYVQAAALAGGAFPLWIPEGTVTLAAVVASLPVAALSTNILVVNNVRDLKEDAETGKRTLAVRFGYRFSRGQYLALLALAYLTPLWFFAEGYGLAALLPLATLPLAAGVARTVLTETAGDALNPALESTGKLLAAYAVAFAVGLAV; this is encoded by the coding sequence ATGAGTACCGAAGTCTCGCGGCGGCGGGCGTGGGTGATCGCCGCGCGACCGCAGACGCTCCCTGCGGCGGCGGCGCCGGTGATCGTGGGCGTCGGGCTTGCGGTTCACGATGGGGCGTTCGCCCCGCTGCCCGCGCTTGCGGCGTTCGTCGGCGCGGCGCTGATTCAGGTCGGCACCAACTTCGCGAACGACTACTACGACGCGATTCAGGGCGCGGACACAGACGACCGCGAGGGGTTCACCCGCGTCGTCGCCAGCGGGCTCATCGAACCCGGAGAAGTAAAACGGGCAATGTGGCTCACGTTCGCCGCCGCGATCCTCGTTGGGACCTCCCTTGTGTACGTGGGCGGCGTCCCGATCCTCGTGATCGGGCTCGCTTCGGTTGCCGCGGGAATCGCGTACACGGGCGGTCCCTACCCGCTCGGCTACCACGGGCTCGGGGACCTGTTCGTGTTCGTCTTCTTCGGCGTGATCGCCGTCACGGGCACGTACTACGTGCAGGCCGCCGCGCTCGCGGGCGGGGCGTTCCCTCTGTGGATCCCCGAGGGGACCGTCACCCTCGCGGCCGTCGTCGCGAGCCTTCCGGTCGCCGCGCTCTCGACGAACATCCTCGTCGTCAACAACGTCCGCGACTTGAAGGAGGACGCGGAGACGGGCAAGCGCACCCTCGCGGTCCGGTTCGGCTACCGGTTCTCGCGGGGGCAGTACCTCGCGCTGCTCGCGCTCGCGTACCTCACCCCGCTGTGGTTTTTCGCCGAGGGGTACGGGCTCGCCGCGCTCCTCCCGCTCGCGACCCTCCCGCTCGCGGCCGGCGTCGCCCGAACCGTGCTGACAGAGACCGCCGGGGACGCGCTCAATCCGGCGCTCGAATCGACCGGGAAGCTCCTCGCGGCGTACGCGGTCGCGTTCGCCGTCGGGCTCGCGGTCTGA
- a CDS encoding carboxymuconolactone decarboxylase family protein translates to MARVPYVDASDVPDEYEDLLESSLQGKPLHVYQSIGNNPEVLAGLRSFLSSLWTDSGLSDRERELVILATARATTNRYEWHQHVNIARGVGIDDAVIAAIGADDRDPLDDDETALVEYAVAVVRGEVNAVVHDEVAARYDDETIVGIAAAASGYEALGGVIDAFDLELESGTEFHGWDPR, encoded by the coding sequence ATGGCTCGCGTACCCTACGTCGACGCGTCGGACGTGCCGGACGAGTACGAGGACTTACTGGAGTCGTCGCTGCAGGGAAAGCCACTGCACGTCTACCAGTCGATCGGCAACAACCCCGAAGTGCTCGCGGGGCTGCGCTCGTTCCTCAGTTCGTTGTGGACCGACAGCGGGCTCTCGGACCGCGAGCGGGAGCTGGTGATCCTCGCGACCGCTCGCGCGACGACGAACCGCTACGAGTGGCACCAGCACGTCAACATCGCCCGCGGAGTCGGCATCGACGACGCAGTTATCGCCGCGATCGGGGCGGACGACCGGGACCCTCTCGACGACGACGAGACGGCCCTCGTCGAGTACGCGGTCGCGGTCGTCCGCGGCGAGGTCAACGCGGTCGTCCACGACGAGGTCGCCGCCCGGTACGACGACGAGACGATCGTCGGGATCGCCGCGGCCGCGAGCGGGTACGAGGCCCTCGGCGGGGTCATCGACGCGTTCGACCTCGAACTGGAGTCGGGGACCGAGTTCCACGGGTGGGACCCGCGATAG
- a CDS encoding DUF7111 family protein → MSDTTGDEPGEEDGIDARYEETDGERRLTFSANGREATVAQNVEGYAMLKVRPGPTGDELERYYGFDMALDHAAELLGVAVADLPVPEAAADMGM, encoded by the coding sequence ATGAGCGACACGACGGGAGACGAGCCGGGCGAAGAGGACGGGATCGACGCGCGCTACGAGGAGACCGACGGCGAGCGACGCCTCACCTTTTCTGCTAACGGGAGGGAAGCGACCGTCGCCCAGAACGTCGAGGGCTACGCGATGTTGAAGGTCCGACCGGGACCGACCGGTGACGAGTTAGAGCGGTACTACGGCTTCGACATGGCGCTCGACCACGCCGCCGAGCTGCTCGGCGTCGCGGTCGCCGACCTCCCGGTTCCCGAGGCTGCGGCCGACATGGGGATGTAA
- a CDS encoding DUF63 family protein — protein sequence MSTRVEERFGLSPERAWAAVVGAVAALLAIGSAVFPRIVYDRFIWQYFWGPVAADGQGAQCAIHDAGGTELLGSSSACTAAVEAGEAVAFPGYTTVSTVSYVVILLAMLIGVVFLLRRLDIGTELRFFYALFPFMLLGGALRTVEDSGVAAMRAGVEPLIPFPASALLISPFIYFIVFGVTLACVLAAYSLEGRGVVDDYARPLFAMGAVALTVTFGYLSYLSATTDYVEFYPIILVLTLGIATAATAVTWKLATAYVPDIRQGTGVAGIVIIWGHAIDGVANVIGLNWMPALTGTANLVPKHVVNALIVDWTGRLLPQSIVSVTGDAWPFLLVKLAAATFVVWVFNGEMFDESPRYTLLLLITVLAVGLGPGSRDMLRATFGI from the coding sequence ATGAGCACACGGGTCGAGGAGCGGTTCGGGCTGTCGCCGGAGCGCGCGTGGGCGGCGGTCGTCGGCGCCGTCGCGGCGCTTCTCGCGATCGGGTCCGCCGTCTTCCCGCGGATCGTGTACGACCGATTCATCTGGCAGTACTTCTGGGGGCCGGTCGCGGCCGACGGACAGGGCGCACAGTGCGCCATCCACGACGCGGGGGGGACCGAACTGCTCGGGAGCTCTTCGGCGTGTACGGCGGCCGTCGAGGCTGGCGAGGCCGTCGCGTTCCCGGGATACACCACGGTCTCGACCGTGAGCTACGTCGTCATCTTGCTGGCGATGCTGATCGGCGTGGTCTTTCTCCTCCGCCGGCTGGATATCGGCACCGAACTGCGCTTCTTCTACGCGCTGTTCCCGTTCATGCTGCTCGGCGGCGCCCTTCGTACCGTCGAGGACTCGGGAGTCGCCGCGATGCGGGCCGGTGTGGAGCCGCTGATCCCGTTCCCCGCGAGCGCGCTGTTGATCAGCCCGTTCATCTACTTCATCGTCTTCGGCGTCACGCTCGCGTGCGTCCTCGCTGCGTATTCACTCGAGGGCCGGGGCGTGGTCGACGACTACGCGCGGCCCCTGTTCGCGATGGGTGCCGTCGCGCTCACGGTCACGTTCGGCTACCTCTCGTACCTCTCGGCGACGACCGACTACGTCGAGTTCTACCCGATCATCCTCGTGTTGACGCTGGGGATTGCGACTGCTGCGACCGCGGTCACGTGGAAGCTCGCGACCGCGTACGTGCCCGATATCCGGCAGGGGACCGGCGTCGCGGGAATCGTCATCATCTGGGGGCACGCGATCGACGGCGTCGCCAACGTCATCGGGCTCAACTGGATGCCGGCGCTGACGGGAACGGCCAATCTCGTCCCGAAGCACGTCGTCAACGCGCTGATCGTCGACTGGACCGGCCGGCTCCTGCCGCAGTCGATCGTCTCGGTCACCGGCGACGCGTGGCCGTTCCTGCTGGTGAAGCTCGCGGCGGCGACGTTCGTCGTCTGGGTGTTCAACGGCGAGATGTTCGACGAGTCGCCGCGCTACACGCTGCTGTTGCTCATCACGGTGCTTGCGGTCGGACTCGGTCCCGGGAGCCGTGATATGCTGCGTGCGACGTTCGGGATCTGA
- a CDS encoding Lrp/AsnC family transcriptional regulator: MELDETDRAILRILQEDARTPFSEVARRIDMSSATVHDRVNRMEEAGVIEGYHAAVDPKAVGYGVSAFVGLRVEQGREEDALERLREIGGVREIHLTTGEWDVMLKVVATDTDSLRELMFESVGEMDGFSRSQTMIILGTDYEANGPPV, translated from the coding sequence ATGGAACTCGACGAGACGGATCGCGCGATCCTCCGAATCTTACAGGAGGACGCCCGGACGCCGTTCTCGGAGGTCGCACGCCGCATCGACATGTCGAGTGCGACCGTTCATGACCGGGTGAATCGCATGGAGGAGGCGGGAGTCATCGAGGGATACCACGCTGCGGTCGACCCGAAGGCGGTCGGCTACGGCGTCAGCGCCTTCGTCGGCCTCCGGGTCGAACAGGGGCGCGAGGAGGACGCACTCGAACGGCTCCGCGAGATCGGCGGCGTTCGCGAGATCCACCTGACCACCGGGGAGTGGGACGTGATGCTCAAAGTCGTCGCTACGGACACGGACAGCCTCCGCGAGCTGATGTTCGAGAGCGTTGGGGAGATGGACGGATTCTCCCGGTCGCAGACGATGATCATCCTCGGGACGGACTACGAGGCGAACGGGCCACCGGTCTGA